The Paenibacillus sophorae genome has a segment encoding these proteins:
- a CDS encoding RNA polymerase sigma factor, with amino-acid sequence MVEQGLVRAAQSGDRDALITLLREIEGQVYKTAFYILHNEQDALDASQEALIRIYTKIGSYEEKAQFKTWVQRIVTNICIDKFRKTKPTVSIDEHEMVFKDKQNVEREVLSGYLAEDIREAIDQLPEHHRTVIVLRYLQDFSYNEIAESLDLPLNTVKSYLFRARQQLQNRLQEYQKGGVSG; translated from the coding sequence GTGGTGGAGCAGGGACTCGTCAGAGCCGCTCAATCGGGCGATCGCGACGCTCTAATCACCCTATTGCGAGAAATTGAAGGCCAAGTGTACAAGACGGCCTTTTACATTTTGCATAATGAACAGGATGCGCTGGATGCCTCGCAGGAGGCTTTGATCCGGATCTATACCAAAATCGGCTCCTATGAGGAGAAGGCCCAGTTCAAGACATGGGTTCAGCGGATCGTGACTAATATATGCATAGATAAATTCAGGAAAACGAAGCCGACTGTTTCGATCGACGAGCATGAGATGGTATTCAAAGATAAGCAAAATGTGGAACGCGAAGTTCTCTCGGGGTATTTGGCGGAGGACATCCGCGAGGCTATTGACCAACTGCCGGAGCATCATCGAACGGTTATTGTACTACGTTATTTGCAGGATTTTTCTTACAACGAGATTGCAGAAAGTCTGGACCTTCCGCTTAATACGGTGAAATCTTACCTGTTCAGGGCAAGGCAGCAGCTGCAAAACAGACTTCAGGAGTACCAGAAAGGTGGTGTATCGGGATGA
- a CDS encoding carbohydrate ABC transporter permease has translation MQRFKKQTSWLTVIGLSVILFVFIVPFVLLLFNSVKANKDITSSPLNLPKGFVFSNYTIALDKMNYFHAFANSVIITLFSVLFISLFAAMTAHYFVRHNTKFNQYTFLLMVASMIIPFQAIMIPLVKIYGSLNMLNNKWALIFMYIGFGCSLAIFIYHGFVKSIPKELEEAAMIDGCTPTQTFFRIVFPVLMPTTATITILNVLWIWNDFLLPSLVLVDPLQRTLPLSTFNFYGTYTVDYGPLMASLVLSIFPVVIIYLFAQKYIIQGVMQGSVK, from the coding sequence ATGCAGCGCTTCAAAAAGCAAACCTCCTGGCTGACGGTAATCGGTCTTTCGGTCATCCTGTTCGTCTTTATCGTTCCGTTTGTGCTGCTGCTGTTCAATTCGGTGAAAGCGAACAAGGACATTACCTCAAGCCCGCTTAATCTGCCGAAAGGCTTCGTATTCTCGAATTACACCATTGCGCTGGACAAGATGAATTACTTCCACGCATTTGCCAACTCGGTCATTATCACACTGTTTAGCGTACTGTTTATCTCTTTGTTTGCGGCAATGACCGCGCATTATTTTGTCCGGCACAATACGAAATTCAATCAATATACCTTTTTGCTGATGGTGGCTTCCATGATTATTCCGTTCCAGGCGATCATGATTCCGCTCGTCAAAATTTACGGATCACTCAACATGCTGAACAACAAATGGGCGCTGATTTTTATGTATATCGGATTCGGCTGCTCGCTTGCGATCTTTATTTACCACGGCTTCGTGAAGAGTATACCGAAGGAACTGGAGGAGGCGGCGATGATTGACGGCTGTACGCCTACTCAGACCTTTTTCCGCATCGTGTTCCCGGTGCTGATGCCGACGACGGCGACCATAACCATCTTGAATGTGCTCTGGATCTGGAACGACTTTCTGCTGCCGTCACTCGTTCTCGTCGATCCGCTGCAGCGCACGCTTCCGCTGTCCACTTTCAATTTCTATGGCACCTACACCGTGGATTACGGCCCGCTGATGGCCAGCTTGGTGCTCAGCATATTCCCGGTAGTTATCATCTACTTGTTCGCGCAAAAATATATCATTCAGGGCGTTATGCAGGGCTCCGTAAAGTAA
- a CDS encoding carbohydrate ABC transporter permease, whose product MVTDKGVWSRLRLRLLFTGPTLFAFVAVMIVPFLYGIYLTFTNWDGISTTQSLVGFQNYGSVFKDAEFWKSFGLTLKYVLFTVVFINVLAFLLAYLLTKGLKGQSFFRAGFFLPNLLGGIVLGFIWQFIFNNVLVFLGQKMGIGLFSTSWLSDPNRAFWTLVIVAVWQYAGYMMVIYVAGLTGVPGDILEAASIDGANGWLKMTRMTIPLMVPSFIVCIFLSLQRGFMVYDVNLALTKGGPFKSTELVSMHVYQKAFLSRDYGVGQAEALVLFLIVAVITLLQVYFSKKMEVEA is encoded by the coding sequence ATGGTTACGGATAAAGGAGTGTGGAGCCGCCTGCGGCTCAGACTGCTGTTCACGGGTCCGACGTTGTTCGCGTTTGTCGCCGTAATGATTGTTCCGTTCTTGTACGGTATCTACTTGACGTTTACGAACTGGGACGGAATATCCACGACACAATCCTTGGTGGGTTTTCAAAACTATGGGTCGGTATTCAAAGACGCGGAGTTCTGGAAGTCGTTCGGCCTGACGCTCAAGTACGTGCTGTTCACGGTCGTGTTCATCAATGTGCTTGCATTTTTGTTGGCCTATCTGCTGACGAAGGGCCTGAAGGGGCAAAGCTTTTTCCGGGCCGGCTTCTTCCTTCCCAACCTTCTGGGCGGTATCGTCCTCGGCTTTATCTGGCAATTTATTTTTAACAATGTGCTTGTATTCTTGGGTCAAAAAATGGGCATCGGCCTGTTCAGCACCTCCTGGCTTTCCGATCCGAACCGCGCCTTCTGGACACTCGTCATTGTTGCGGTATGGCAGTATGCGGGCTATATGATGGTTATCTACGTAGCCGGACTGACGGGAGTACCCGGGGATATCCTCGAGGCGGCAAGCATCGACGGGGCGAATGGCTGGCTGAAAATGACGCGTATGACCATTCCGCTTATGGTTCCTTCGTTTATCGTGTGCATTTTTCTTTCCTTGCAGCGCGGATTTATGGTCTATGATGTCAACCTTGCGTTGACGAAAGGCGGGCCGTTCAAGAGCACGGAACTGGTCTCAATGCATGTATATCAGAAGGCGTTTCTGTCCCGGGATTATGGCGTCGGCCAAGCTGAGGCGCTGGTGCTGTTCCTGATTGTGGCGGTTATTACCCTGCTCCAAGTATACTTCAGCAAGAAGATGGAGGTGGAGGCTTAA